One Candidatus Saccharibacteria bacterium RAAC3_TM7_1 genomic region harbors:
- a CDS encoding Transcriptional regulator, ArsR family (RAAC3_TM7_1_34) — MLVVSFNQMVEYTYRLDAIFNSLSDPIRRDILDRVAMCEYSVGELVALYDVSFAAISKHLKVLERAHLIYKRKEGKKHMVSLAPDTLRSADEYLEQYRQMWQSRYDKLDALIKEE; from the coding sequence ATGCTCGTAGTATCATTTAACCAAATGGTTGAATATACATATCGACTCGATGCTATCTTCAATTCACTGAGTGATCCGATTCGACGCGACATACTGGATCGTGTGGCGATGTGCGAATACTCTGTCGGCGAGCTAGTCGCCCTTTATGACGTCAGCTTTGCCGCCATATCGAAACACTTGAAAGTTCTGGAGCGCGCCCATCTCATATACAAACGAAAGGAGGGGAAAAAGCATATGGTGAGCTTGGCTCCTGACACTCTCCGATCCGCCGACGAGTATCTCGAGCAGTACCGCCAGATGTGGCAGAGCCGCTACGATAAATTAGACGCACTGATAAAGGAGGAATAG
- a CDS encoding DNA-3-methyladenine glycosylase II (RAAC3_TM7_1_35), with amino-acid sequence MSFSDAEKVLIDQDPILGTLIRSQHTITLRPERDYFEALASSIVSQQISVKAAASIFARFKGSTDLKPERVALLDDEQTKAIGLSAQKTKYLKDLANHFMQDSAVFNHLDSLNDDEVISELTRVKGIGVWTAQMFLIFTLHRADVFAPDDRGLQLAIQKLYKFSELPGRAELEEFATHWTPYRSTACLHLWRSLDNEPK; translated from the coding sequence ATGAGTTTTAGTGATGCTGAGAAAGTACTTATCGATCAAGATCCGATATTGGGAACTCTCATTCGCTCGCAGCATACTATTACCCTTCGGCCTGAGCGCGACTACTTCGAGGCTTTAGCGAGCTCGATCGTCTCGCAGCAGATTTCTGTCAAAGCCGCTGCCAGCATTTTTGCCCGTTTTAAAGGAAGCACTGACCTAAAGCCCGAACGAGTCGCTCTGCTCGATGACGAGCAGACAAAGGCCATCGGCTTGTCTGCTCAAAAAACAAAATACCTAAAGGATTTAGCTAATCACTTTATGCAAGATTCGGCGGTCTTCAACCATCTTGATAGTTTGAATGATGACGAGGTCATTTCTGAACTCACCCGTGTCAAAGGTATTGGTGTCTGGACCGCTCAGATGTTCCTGATCTTTACCCTGCACCGTGCCGATGTCTTCGCACCGGACGACCGCGGCCTACAGCTTGCTATTCAAAAACTATACAAGTTTTCGGAGCTTCCTGGCCGAGCGGAGCTAGAGGAATTCGCCACACACTGGACACCCTACCGTTCCACCGCTTGCCTACATTTGTGGCGCTCACTCGATAACGAGCCTAAGTAA